One Sagittula stellata E-37 genomic window carries:
- a CDS encoding pyruvate carboxylase, with protein sequence MPDFEKILVANRGEIAIRIMRAANEMGKKTVAVFAEEDKLGLHRFKADEAYRIGVGLGPVQAYLAIDEIIRVAKESGADAIHPGYGLLSENPDFVDACDAAGITFIGPRAETMRALGDKASARRVAIEAGVPVIPATDVLGNDFDAIAKEAEEIGYPLMLKASWGGGGRGMRPIEGPKELKDKVLEGRREAEAAFGNGEGYLEKMIIRARHVEVQILGDKQGNIYHLYERDCSVQRRNQKVVERAPAPYLSEAQREEICELGRKICAHVNYECAGTVEFLMDMDTGAFYFIEVNPRVQVEHTVTEEVTGIDIVQAQILIAEGKSLSEATGKASQYDVRLTGHALQTRITTEDPTNNFIPDYGRITAYRSATGMGIRLDGGTAYAGGVITRFYDSLLVKVTAKAPTPEKAIKRMDRALREFRIRGVTTNIEFVINLLKHPTFLNNQYTTKFIDTTPELFDFQKRRDRGTKVLTYIADITVNGHPEVQGRAMPHPDLKPAKPPMLRADAPAPGTKTLLEEKGPKAVADWMLEQKQLLITDTTMRDGHQSLLATRMRSIDMIGAAPAYAHNLPQLFSMECWGGATFDVAYRFLQECPWQRLRDLRARMPNLLTQMLLRGANGVGYTNYPDNVVQFFVKQAAETGVDVFRVFDSLNWVENMRVAMDAVLESGKILEGTVCYTGDMLDPDRSKYDLKYYVSMAKELRDAGAHVLGLKDMAGLLKANAAYTLVKTLKEEVGLPVHFHTHDTSGAAIATIMEASRAGVDCVDAAMDALSGNTSQPTLGSVVEALRFTERDTGLDMGAIRAISNYWEAVRGQYAAFESGMQAPASEVYLHEMPGGQFTNLKAQARSLGLEERWHEVAQTYADVNQMFGDIVKVTPSSKVVGDMALMMVSQGLTRAEVEDPKTDLSFPDSVIDMMKGNLGQPPGGWPKKIQKKILKDEKPFTERPGLKAAPVDISEKRAELEKTIEGVEFDDEDLNGYLMYPKVFTDYAARHETYGPVRVLPTRTFFYGMEPGEEITAEIDPGKTLEIRLQAVGGTQDDGEVRVFFELNGQPRAIRVPDRKAKAASGARPKAEVGNPNHIGAPMPGVVSSIVVKPGDKVKTGDLLLTIEAMKMESGMHAERDGTVKAVHVAAGGQIDAKDLLVEME encoded by the coding sequence ATGCCCGATTTCGAGAAAATTCTCGTCGCCAACCGTGGTGAAATCGCGATCCGCATCATGCGGGCGGCGAACGAGATGGGTAAGAAGACCGTCGCGGTCTTTGCCGAAGAGGACAAGCTGGGCCTTCACCGCTTCAAGGCGGACGAGGCCTATCGAATCGGAGTAGGGCTTGGCCCGGTGCAGGCCTATCTCGCGATCGATGAGATCATTCGCGTCGCCAAGGAAAGCGGCGCGGATGCGATCCACCCGGGCTATGGCCTCCTGTCGGAGAACCCGGATTTCGTCGACGCCTGCGACGCGGCGGGGATCACCTTCATCGGGCCGCGGGCAGAGACCATGCGCGCGCTTGGCGACAAGGCCTCGGCCCGGCGGGTCGCCATCGAGGCGGGCGTCCCGGTGATCCCGGCAACCGATGTGCTGGGCAACGATTTCGACGCCATTGCCAAGGAGGCCGAGGAGATCGGCTATCCGCTTATGCTGAAGGCGTCCTGGGGGGGCGGCGGGCGCGGCATGCGCCCCATCGAAGGTCCGAAGGAGTTGAAGGACAAGGTGCTGGAAGGCCGGCGCGAGGCCGAGGCGGCCTTTGGCAACGGCGAGGGTTATCTTGAAAAGATGATCATCCGCGCCCGTCACGTCGAGGTACAGATCCTTGGCGACAAGCAGGGCAACATCTACCACCTTTATGAACGCGACTGTTCGGTCCAGCGCCGGAACCAGAAGGTCGTCGAACGCGCACCCGCACCGTACCTCAGCGAGGCGCAGCGCGAGGAGATCTGCGAGCTGGGCCGCAAGATTTGCGCCCATGTGAACTACGAATGCGCGGGCACGGTCGAATTCCTTATGGATATGGACACCGGCGCTTTCTACTTCATCGAGGTGAACCCGCGCGTGCAGGTGGAACACACCGTCACCGAGGAAGTCACCGGCATCGACATCGTGCAGGCGCAGATCCTCATCGCTGAGGGCAAGTCGCTGTCCGAGGCCACCGGCAAGGCCAGCCAGTACGACGTGCGTCTGACCGGCCACGCGTTGCAGACCCGGATCACCACGGAGGATCCGACCAACAACTTCATCCCCGACTACGGCCGCATCACCGCCTATCGCTCGGCCACGGGCATGGGCATCCGTCTGGACGGCGGCACGGCCTACGCGGGCGGGGTCATCACGCGCTTCTACGATTCGCTGCTTGTGAAGGTGACGGCCAAGGCGCCGACGCCCGAGAAAGCGATCAAGCGGATGGACCGCGCCCTGCGCGAATTCCGCATCCGGGGCGTGACCACGAACATCGAGTTCGTCATCAACTTGCTGAAGCACCCAACGTTCCTGAACAACCAGTACACCACGAAGTTCATCGACACGACGCCGGAGCTGTTCGACTTCCAGAAGCGCCGCGACCGGGGCACCAAGGTGCTGACCTACATCGCCGACATCACGGTGAACGGTCATCCGGAGGTGCAGGGCCGCGCCATGCCGCATCCGGACCTGAAGCCCGCAAAGCCGCCGATGCTGCGCGCCGACGCGCCCGCGCCGGGGACCAAGACGCTGCTGGAGGAGAAGGGGCCGAAGGCGGTCGCCGACTGGATGCTTGAGCAGAAGCAGCTTCTGATCACCGACACGACGATGCGCGACGGCCACCAGTCGCTTCTGGCCACGCGGATGCGGTCGATCGACATGATCGGCGCGGCGCCCGCCTATGCTCACAACCTGCCGCAGCTCTTCTCGATGGAGTGCTGGGGCGGGGCAACCTTCGACGTGGCCTATCGCTTCCTGCAGGAATGCCCCTGGCAACGCCTGCGGGACCTGCGTGCCCGGATGCCCAACCTGCTGACGCAGATGCTGCTGCGCGGCGCGAACGGGGTGGGCTACACCAACTATCCCGACAACGTCGTCCAGTTCTTCGTGAAGCAGGCGGCAGAGACAGGCGTCGACGTCTTCCGCGTGTTCGATTCGCTCAACTGGGTGGAGAACATGCGCGTCGCGATGGATGCAGTTCTGGAGAGCGGCAAGATCCTCGAAGGCACGGTCTGCTACACCGGCGACATGCTGGACCCGGACCGGTCCAAGTACGACCTGAAGTACTATGTCTCCATGGCCAAGGAGCTGCGGGACGCGGGCGCCCACGTGCTGGGCCTGAAGGACATGGCGGGCCTGCTGAAGGCCAATGCCGCCTACACGCTGGTGAAGACGCTGAAGGAAGAGGTCGGCCTGCCGGTCCACTTCCACACGCACGACACCTCGGGCGCGGCGATTGCCACGATCATGGAGGCCTCGCGTGCCGGCGTGGACTGTGTCGATGCCGCGATGGACGCGCTGTCGGGCAACACATCGCAGCCGACGCTGGGCTCGGTGGTCGAAGCGTTGCGCTTCACCGAGCGGGACACCGGCCTCGACATGGGGGCGATCCGCGCGATCTCCAACTACTGGGAGGCGGTGCGCGGCCAGTATGCGGCGTTCGAATCCGGGATGCAGGCCCCGGCCTCGGAGGTCTACCTCCACGAGATGCCGGGCGGTCAGTTCACCAACCTGAAGGCGCAGGCGCGGTCGCTGGGTCTGGAAGAGCGCTGGCACGAGGTCGCCCAGACCTATGCCGACGTGAACCAGATGTTCGGCGACATCGTGAAGGTGACGCCGTCCTCGAAGGTTGTGGGGGACATGGCGCTGATGATGGTCAGCCAGGGTCTGACGCGTGCCGAGGTGGAAGACCCGAAGACCGACCTCAGCTTCCCGGATTCGGTCATCGACATGATGAAGGGCAACCTCGGGCAGCCGCCGGGCGGCTGGCCGAAGAAGATCCAGAAGAAGATCCTGAAAGACGAGAAACCCTTTACCGAGCGGCCCGGCCTGAAGGCGGCGCCGGTCGACATCTCCGAGAAGCGTGCCGAGCTGGAAAAGACCATCGAAGGCGTGGAGTTCGACGACGAGGACCTGAACGGCTACCTGATGTATCCCAAGGTCTTCACCGACTACGCCGCGCGGCACGAAACCTACGGCCCGGTGCGGGTGCTGCCGACGCGGACCTTCTTCTACGGCATGGAGCCGGGCGAAGAGATCACCGCCGAGATCGACCCCGGCAAGACGCTGGAGATCCGGTTGCAGGCGGTGGGCGGCACGCAGGACGATGGCGAGGTGCGGGTGTTCTTCGAGTTGAACGGCCAGCCGCGCGCGATCCGCGTACCCGACCGCAAGGCCAAGGCGGCAAGCGGCGCGCGGCCGAAGGCGGAGGTCGGCAACCCGAACCACATCGGCGCGCCGATGCCGGGGGTGGTGTCCTCCATCGTTGTGAAGCCGGGCGACAAGGTCAAAACCGGCGACCTGCTGCTGACCATCGAGGCGATGAAGATGGAATCGGGCATGCACGCCGAACGGGACGGCACG
- a CDS encoding alpha-hydroxy acid oxidase — MEPQQRYMTVADLRERARRRVPRFAWAYLDTATGTGATPRRNRAALDRIGFVPSILDGEVTPDLATELLGVPHPLPFGVAPVGQSGLLWPDAEAMLARGAAQAGLPYTLSTVATATPEEVGPLTGGQGWFQLYPPRAVDVRLDMLARAQDSGFRVLVLTVDVPVASRREAQVKGGLVQPPRLTPRIAAQCVLRPAWSLARMRAGMPRMKTLDRYTTDLSTRDPTAHVGYLLRTAPDWDYVTWIRDHWDGPLVVKGVMRASDAARLEAAGVDAIWVSNHGGRQFDAAPAVAEVLPEVRAATTLPVIADSGFDSGLDMLRGIALGADFIMMGRAWHYAVCALGEDGPAHLTEMLRRDLVAAIGQLGVARPTDLRGRTETLSDLPGTGW; from the coding sequence ATGGAACCGCAGCAGAGATACATGACCGTCGCCGACCTGAGAGAGCGGGCCAGGCGACGCGTGCCACGTTTTGCCTGGGCTTACCTCGACACGGCGACCGGGACGGGCGCGACCCCCCGGCGCAACCGTGCGGCGCTGGACCGGATCGGCTTTGTGCCGTCGATCCTTGACGGAGAGGTGACGCCGGACCTGGCCACGGAATTGCTGGGCGTGCCGCATCCGCTGCCTTTCGGGGTGGCGCCGGTCGGGCAGTCGGGCCTGTTGTGGCCGGACGCGGAGGCGATGCTGGCCCGGGGGGCGGCGCAGGCCGGTCTGCCCTACACGCTGTCGACGGTGGCGACGGCCACGCCCGAAGAGGTGGGGCCGCTGACCGGGGGGCAGGGCTGGTTCCAGCTTTACCCGCCCCGCGCTGTCGACGTGCGCCTCGACATGCTGGCGCGCGCGCAGGACAGCGGGTTCCGCGTGCTGGTGCTGACCGTCGACGTTCCGGTGGCGTCGCGGCGGGAGGCGCAGGTGAAAGGCGGGCTGGTGCAGCCGCCGCGTCTGACGCCCCGGATCGCCGCGCAATGCGTCCTGAGACCGGCCTGGTCGCTGGCCCGGATGCGGGCGGGAATGCCGCGGATGAAGACGCTCGACCGGTACACGACCGACCTTTCCACCCGCGATCCGACGGCGCATGTGGGCTACCTGCTGCGCACCGCGCCGGACTGGGATTACGTGACCTGGATCCGGGACCACTGGGACGGGCCGCTGGTGGTCAAGGGGGTGATGCGCGCCTCCGATGCGGCGCGGCTTGAGGCGGCGGGCGTCGATGCCATCTGGGTGTCGAACCACGGCGGGCGCCAGTTCGACGCGGCCCCCGCCGTGGCCGAGGTGCTGCCGGAGGTGCGCGCCGCCACGACGCTGCCGGTGATCGCCGACAGCGGCTTCGATTCGGGGCTGGACATGCTGCGGGGCATCGCGCTTGGCGCGGATTTCATCATGATGGGGCGCGCTTGGCACTACGCGGTCTGCGCGCTTGGCGAAGATGGCCCGGCGCACCTGACCGAGATGCTGCGCCGCGACCTTGTGGCAGCCATCGGCCAGCTTGGCGTGGCGCGGCCCACGGACCTGCGTGGCCGGACGGAGACCCTCAGCGATCTGCCAGGAACGGGCTGGTGA